The genomic interval GAGCTACCGGGGCAAACCGCAGGAGGGTTGCCTCCTGATCGGGTTCGATCCCAACACCCGCACGATTTCCGTGCACTGGATCGACACGTGGCACATGGGGCACGCCGCGTTCATCGGGCTCGGACCCGATCCGGAAGGGGGCACGTTCCAGCTCCTCGGCTCGTACGCGGCGCCTCCGGGACCGGACTGGGGATGGAGGATCGAGATCACCGCCGGGCCGGGAGTGGACGCGCTCCGCATCGACATGCACAACATCTGGCCGGGGGGAGAGCGCGAGGAACCGGCCGTGGAAGCGGTTTTCACGCGAGTTGCCGACGCCATGACGCGATCCGATCGATGATGCACCCGACACGATGACCCGCCCCGAGGACACCTCCCAGAACACCGTCATGCCGCGCGGCCTTCCCTTGGTCGCGATGCGGCAGGACTCCGGCTCGGACTCGGTCGCGCCGGAAGTCCACGCGGACTCGGTGCGCCGTTTCGGGTGGCTCGCGCTCATCTATTCCCTGACCTATCTCACGGTCGAGATCTACGCCGTCTCCACGCACTCGGAGATGCCGCTGGACCGGCACCTTCTCAGCCTCATCCCGATCTCGATCGGGCTCCTCGTGTGGGGAGCCGCGCGCGCGGGAAGGATCACGCGGACCGCCTTCCCCAAGATCCTGATCGCCTTCCAGCTGGTGAGCACCTTCGGGATCATTCTCGCCACCTGGGGATGGGAAACCTACGCCGGCCAGGCGCTCCGCGATCTGGCCGGGCTCGCAGGAGGAGACCCGAACCAGTTCCTGGCGCGGCTCCAGGAGCACAAGATCCAGCTCTTCTCCCCCGACGGCGTTCCGTGGATCGGAGTCTGGATCCTCATCGTCCCGCTGGTTCTCCCTCTGTCCCCGCGACAGACCGCGATCGGATCGCTCCTGAGCGCGTCGATCCTGCCCGCTTACTTCGCCCTCTCGCTTCTCGTGCACGGCGCTTCGCCCGAGGTGTCGTGGTGGGCGTGGAAGTTCATCGCGGATCTCTCCGTCCCGACCTACATCTGCGCCGGAATCGCGTTCGTGGGATCCCGCGTGATGTACGGCCTGGAGCGGCAGCTCTCCGACGCGCGCCAGCTGGGAAGCTACCGGCTGGAGGAACGGCTCGGAGCCGGCGGCATGGGCGAGGTGTGGAGGGCGAAGCACCGGCTCCTCGCGCGCCCCGCGGCGATCAAGCTGATCCGCACGGAAGCGGTGGCGGTGGGCGGAGGGGATCCGGCCGCGGCGCGCACCGCGCTGACGCGGTTCGAGCGCGAGGCCCAGGCCACGTCCATGCTCGGCTCGCCCCACACGATCGAGATCTACGACTTCGGCGTGACCGAGAACGGGAGCTTCTACTACGTCATGGAGCTTCTCGACGGGATGGACTTCCGCCGTCTCGTCGAGCGGCACGGAGTGATCCCGCCGAATCGCGCCGTGTATCTCCTCACCCAGGTGTGCCACTCGCTCGCGGACGCGCATGCGAGCGGGCTCATCCATCGCGACATCAAGCCCGCGAACATCTTCACGTGCCGGCGCGGGAGGGACGACGATTTCGTGAAGGTGCTCGATTTCGGGCTCGTGAAGGAGACCGCGCAGCGGAAGGACGCGCAGCTCACGGCGGAGGGAACGACGACGGGAACCCCGGCGTTCATGGCGCCCGAGGCCGTCTACGGCGCGGATCGCGTGGACGCGCGATCGGATCTCTACGCGCTCGGCTGCATCGCGTACTGGCTCCTGACCGGCAAGCTGGTCTTCGAGGCCGACACGCCGATCCGCATGCTGCTGGGCCATCTGAACGATCCACCGCCACGCCCGTCCACGCGCACGTCGCAGGCGATTCCGCCGGGGCTGGAGCAGGTCATCATGGAGTGCCTCGAGAAGGATCCCTCGAAGCGTCCCGGGACCGCGGAAGCGCTGGCGCGGAGGCTGGACGAGTCGCTGGACGGGCCGCGCTGGACGGCGGCCGATGCTCGCGCGTGGTGGCAGCAGGTGCGCGAAGATGCCGGTCGAAGCGGTGCCGGGGCATCGACCGGCGGGGCTTCGACCGGAGGGGCCGTGCGGGATGTCGAGCAGCCGCCTTCTCGCGATCCGTCCCGACCCGAGGAGATCACGCGTCCGTGAACGCCGACGCTTCGCTTCGCGAGCATCTCGTCGCGCTGCTCGACTGGAAGGACGCGCACGCGACGTTCGACAAGGCGGTGGAGGGCGTCGCTGCCGAGGATCGCGGCAAGGTTCCCGACGGCGCCACGCATTCGATCTGGCAGGTGGTCGAGCACCTGAGGCTCGCGCAACGGGACATCCTCGACTTCTGCGTGAACGCGAAGTACGAAGAGCCCGACTGGCCGGACGATTACTGGCCTCTGAACCCCGCGCCACCGAGCGCCGCGGCGTGGGATGAGAGCCTCGCGGGCTATCGCGAGGACCGCGGGCGGATGATGGATCTCGCGAAGGACGCTTCGACGGATCTCTTCGCGCGCATCCCGCACGGAACCGGGCAGACGTATCTGCGCGAGATCCTGCTCGTCGCGGACCACAACGCGTATCACATCGGGCAGATCGTGCTGATCCGAAGGCTCCTGGGGATCTGGCCGGGAGCGTGAGGGCCGGCGCCTGGGGTTGACGCCTGGGCCGACGCCTAGGGTGACGCCGGGAGCGGCGGGGAGCCGGCGCGGGCATCTCCGCACCGAGGCGCGGAGATGCCGCGAGGGTTGTCGAGCGGTCTAGAGGAAGTTGATGCCGAAGACAGCCTTGAAGTCGGGAACTTCGTCCGTGAGGCCGAGCTTCACGTCGACGAACATCGGCGTGCTGCTGCCGAAGTAGATGCCGCCGAGGATGTTCACGCCGAACTCGGTCTCGCTGTCCGCGTTGTCGTTGTCCGGGTCGAAGTACGTGAGCGCCAGACCCGCGCCCGCGTAGGGCCGGACGCTGCCGCCCGTCTCGAAGCGGTACTGGAAATCCCCTTGGAAGGCGATGCTGAGCAGGTCGTCCCCGAATCCCAGCTCGGCGCTCGGGACGATGTGGATATTCTTCGCGATCGGGTCGGGCTCGATCTGCCCGCCGACCAGGAACTGATCGGGGCTGCCGCTGAATCCGGCCCGAAGCCCGCCGACCATCGCTCCGGATGGAGGAGCCATCAAGGCGAGTGACACGAGTACCGCCAGGAACATCAACGTCGGTCGGACAAGAGACCTCATCGTTACCCCCTACTGGTATGAGTTCCAGTCTGGACCCGCGGTGACGCGTGAACGATGGTAGCAGGTAGCACCGGGGTTCGCGCAAGATGCCGTTTCTTCGCCGGGAGGACCGAATGGGCACGATCGTGAAGTACGGACTGATACTCGCCGCGGGAGTGATCGCCTGGATGTTCCTCATGGGATTCACCGGCTGGTACAAGGACCCCGTGCTGGTGAACCTCTTCTTCCTCGTGATTCCCTTCCAGGTCTTCCTGGTCGTGCAGGCGCTCCGCGAGACGGCGCGCCAGGGCGCGGGCTATGGAGCGCAGATCGGGGCCGGCGTGGCGATCTCCTCGATCGCAGCGATCTTCATCTTCGGCGCGTCCATCCTCTACACGACGGTCGCGTTTCCCACCTATTTCTCCGATATCCATGCGATGCAGGAACAGGCCATGCGTCGGGCCGGGATCTCCGAGAAACAGATCGCGGAGGTGCTGGAAGCGGCCAAGCGCAGCTACACGCCCTTGAGCCAGGCGATCCAGGGCTTCTTCGGAACCGTGATCACGGGGCTCGTGACGGCGCTCACCGCGGGGCGCTGGATCCGGCACCGGCCGGCGCCGGTGGCCGCGGCGTAACCGCGTCGCGGGCGAAGCGAGCGCCTGCCGCGGGTCGGCGTGCCCACCGGTGGTCGGCGTCCCTGCTGCCGGGTACCC from Candidatus Eisenbacteria bacterium carries:
- a CDS encoding DUF1579 family protein, encoding MPGLDALLACAGSWKGTNILHDPNTQRPEESPGTARVTPILGDRFVRVEYTWSYRGKPQEGCLLIGFDPNTRTISVHWIDTWHMGHAAFIGLGPDPEGGTFQLLGSYAAPPGPDWGWRIEITAGPGVDALRIDMHNIWPGGEREEPAVEAVFTRVADAMTRSDR
- a CDS encoding serine/threonine-protein kinase, with amino-acid sequence MTRPEDTSQNTVMPRGLPLVAMRQDSGSDSVAPEVHADSVRRFGWLALIYSLTYLTVEIYAVSTHSEMPLDRHLLSLIPISIGLLVWGAARAGRITRTAFPKILIAFQLVSTFGIILATWGWETYAGQALRDLAGLAGGDPNQFLARLQEHKIQLFSPDGVPWIGVWILIVPLVLPLSPRQTAIGSLLSASILPAYFALSLLVHGASPEVSWWAWKFIADLSVPTYICAGIAFVGSRVMYGLERQLSDARQLGSYRLEERLGAGGMGEVWRAKHRLLARPAAIKLIRTEAVAVGGGDPAAARTALTRFEREAQATSMLGSPHTIEIYDFGVTENGSFYYVMELLDGMDFRRLVERHGVIPPNRAVYLLTQVCHSLADAHASGLIHRDIKPANIFTCRRGRDDDFVKVLDFGLVKETAQRKDAQLTAEGTTTGTPAFMAPEAVYGADRVDARSDLYALGCIAYWLLTGKLVFEADTPIRMLLGHLNDPPPRPSTRTSQAIPPGLEQVIMECLEKDPSKRPGTAEALARRLDESLDGPRWTAADARAWWQQVREDAGRSGAGASTGGASTGGAVRDVEQPPSRDPSRPEEITRP
- a CDS encoding DinB family protein, encoding MNADASLREHLVALLDWKDAHATFDKAVEGVAAEDRGKVPDGATHSIWQVVEHLRLAQRDILDFCVNAKYEEPDWPDDYWPLNPAPPSAAAWDESLAGYREDRGRMMDLAKDASTDLFARIPHGTGQTYLREILLVADHNAYHIGQIVLIRRLLGIWPGA
- a CDS encoding DUF4199 domain-containing protein, which encodes MGTIVKYGLILAAGVIAWMFLMGFTGWYKDPVLVNLFFLVIPFQVFLVVQALRETARQGAGYGAQIGAGVAISSIAAIFIFGASILYTTVAFPTYFSDIHAMQEQAMRRAGISEKQIAEVLEAAKRSYTPLSQAIQGFFGTVITGLVTALTAGRWIRHRPAPVAAA